In the Streptomyces sp. BHT-5-2 genome, one interval contains:
- the solA gene encoding N-methyl-L-tryptophan oxidase, whose amino-acid sequence MAPTYDVIVLGLGGMGSAAAHHLAARGARVLGLEKFGPVHHRGSSHGGSRITRQSYFEDPAYVPLLLRSYELYAKLERDTGRRIATLCGGVMVGRPDSRTVRGSLASARQWDLPHEMLDAPEIRRRFPTLTPAPDEVALYEARAGLVRPENTVAAHVQLATRDGAELHFEEPVTRWEELPGGAGVRVHTHENAYTAGQLVICPGAWAPGLLADLGVPVTIERHIMYWFAPDGGTAPFVPEAHPIYIWEDTRGVQIYGFPAIDGPDGGAKVAFFRRGTACTPETIDRTVHDHEVRAMADQLGPRIPTLPGRFLKAATCMYSNTPDEHFVITRHPAHPETVTVACGFSGHGFKFVPVVGEIVADLALTGGTAHPIDLFAPSRRRTGQSPVRSAATVA is encoded by the coding sequence ATGGCACCCACCTACGACGTCATCGTCCTCGGCCTGGGCGGGATGGGCAGCGCCGCCGCCCACCACCTCGCCGCCCGCGGCGCCCGGGTCCTGGGCCTGGAGAAGTTCGGCCCGGTCCACCACCGCGGCTCCAGCCACGGAGGTTCCCGGATCACCCGCCAGTCCTACTTCGAGGACCCCGCCTACGTCCCCTTGCTCCTGCGCTCCTACGAGCTGTACGCCAAGCTGGAGCGCGACACCGGCCGGCGGATCGCCACCCTGTGCGGCGGCGTGATGGTCGGCCGCCCCGACAGCCGCACCGTCCGCGGCAGCCTGGCCTCCGCCCGGCAGTGGGACCTCCCGCACGAGATGCTCGACGCCCCGGAGATCCGCCGCCGCTTCCCCACCCTCACCCCCGCCCCCGACGAGGTCGCCCTCTACGAGGCACGCGCCGGGCTCGTCCGCCCCGAGAACACCGTCGCCGCCCATGTCCAGCTCGCCACCCGGGACGGCGCCGAACTGCACTTCGAGGAGCCGGTCACCCGCTGGGAGGAGCTGCCCGGCGGCGCCGGGGTCCGCGTCCACACCCACGAGAACGCCTACACCGCCGGCCAGTTGGTGATCTGCCCCGGCGCCTGGGCGCCCGGGCTGCTCGCCGACCTCGGCGTCCCGGTCACCATCGAGCGGCACATCATGTACTGGTTCGCCCCCGACGGCGGCACCGCCCCCTTCGTCCCCGAAGCCCACCCCATCTACATCTGGGAGGACACCCGGGGCGTCCAGATCTACGGTTTCCCCGCCATCGACGGCCCCGACGGCGGCGCCAAGGTCGCCTTCTTCCGACGGGGCACCGCCTGCACCCCGGAGACCATCGACCGCACCGTCCACGACCACGAGGTCCGCGCCATGGCCGACCAGCTCGGCCCGCGCATCCCGACCCTGCCCGGCCGCTTCCTGAAGGCCGCCACCTGCATGTACTCCAACACCCCCGACGAACACTTCGTGATCACCCGCCATCCGGCGCACCCGGAGACCGTCACCGTCGCCTGCGGCTTCTCCGGCCACGGCTTCAAGTTCGTCCCCGTCGTCGGCGAGATCGTCGCCGACCTCGCGCTCACCGGCGGCACCGCGCACCCCATCGACCTGTTCGCCCCGTCCCGCCGCCGTACCGGGCAGAGCCCCGTCCGCTCCGCCGCCACGGTCGCCTGA
- a CDS encoding IclR family transcriptional regulator produces the protein MQSVDRAVTVLEILAGLGEAGVTEIADELGVHKSTAFRLLGVLENRGLVAQEQERGKYYLGAGVLRLAGAAAVRLDISQEGAAVCRTLADELGETVNIAVMESDAAVNIMQARGPASVTAQNWLGRRTPLHATSSGKALLAYQPGPVQDAVLARKLPRLTERTVTSPVELRGQLAEVVEKGFAVAVEELELGLRAVAAPVRAHDGSVIGAISVSVPAYRLDAARLPEVVKRTVAAGEELSRRMGYAC, from the coding sequence GTGCAGTCGGTGGACCGCGCGGTGACCGTCCTGGAGATCCTCGCCGGACTCGGCGAGGCCGGGGTGACCGAGATAGCCGACGAGCTGGGGGTGCACAAGTCGACCGCGTTCCGGCTGCTGGGCGTGCTGGAGAACCGCGGACTGGTCGCCCAGGAGCAGGAGCGCGGCAAGTACTACCTCGGCGCGGGGGTGTTGCGGCTGGCCGGCGCCGCGGCGGTGCGGCTGGACATCTCGCAGGAGGGCGCGGCGGTCTGCCGGACGCTCGCCGACGAACTGGGCGAGACGGTCAACATCGCGGTGATGGAGAGCGATGCCGCGGTCAACATCATGCAGGCCCGCGGGCCGGCGTCGGTCACCGCCCAGAACTGGCTCGGCCGGCGGACGCCGCTGCACGCCACGTCCAGCGGAAAGGCGCTGCTCGCCTACCAGCCGGGGCCGGTCCAGGACGCCGTGCTGGCGAGGAAGTTGCCGCGGCTCACCGAGCGGACCGTGACCTCCCCGGTCGAACTGCGCGGCCAGCTCGCCGAGGTGGTCGAGAAGGGCTTCGCGGTCGCGGTCGAGGAACTGGAGTTGGGGCTGCGCGCGGTCGCCGCGCCGGTGCGGGCGCACGACGGCTCGGTCATCGGCGCGATCAGTGTCTCGGTGCCCGCCTACCGGCTGGACGCTGCGCGGCTGCCGGAGGTGGTCAAGCGCACCGTCGCCGCCGGTGAGGAGCTCTCCCGCCGGATGGGGTACGCCTGTTGA
- a CDS encoding FAD-dependent oxidoreductase yields MTGPRHDPADARVVVIGAGIVGCSLADELTARGWRRVTVLDQGPLPAPGGSTSHAPGLVFQTNPSKTLTEFAAYTVRKFGSLDVDGLPCFHPVGGLEVATTEARWADLHRKAGLAASWGVRGELLDARQCRKLWPLLDETELYGGFHTPDDGLARAVLACRAQMARAEGRGARFLGRHTVTGIERAAGRVTGVVTDRGVFPADHVVSAAGFWGPVIGAMAGVDVPLLPLAHQYVTTAPLPELAGVATDDRHGGPPCSNRVESSGDEASRPILRFQDRDLYFREHHDRIGIGSYAHRPMPVDPFTVPSYDDAPVMPSSLPFTEEDFAPSWRDSVALLPALGRSRIAGGFNGIFSFTPDGMPVLGESRTLRGFWLAEAVWVTHSAGVARAVAEWMTDGRPATDIHECDLTRFEDAQRSPAYTEERGAQNFIEVYDVVHPLQPMERPRPLRTSPFYPRQQELGAYFLEAGGWERPHWFEANAPLAEGLRLPERDAWSARYWSPIAAAEAVATRERVALYDMTPLRRLEVTGPGALDFLQRMTTNQLKKKPGAVTYTLLLDEAGGIRSDLTVARLAPDRFQVGANSPADLDWLLRHAPQDVAVRDLTSGTCCIGVWGPLARDLVQPLTRDDFSHDAFGYFRARQTYLGHVPVTALRLSYVGELGWELYTTADLGLRLWDTLWAAGREHGVIAAGRSAFNSLRLEKGYRAWGQDMTTEHNPYEAGLGFAVRPAKGDFVGRAALAGLGEETAARRLACLTLDDPAANVLGKEPVHFDGAPVGHVTSAAYGYTVGRGIAYAWLPAAAAVPGTAVHIEYFGEKVAATVAQEPLYDPGMTRIRR; encoded by the coding sequence GTGACCGGCCCGCGGCACGACCCCGCCGACGCCCGGGTCGTCGTCATCGGAGCCGGCATCGTCGGCTGCTCGCTCGCCGACGAACTCACCGCCCGCGGCTGGCGCCGGGTCACCGTCCTCGACCAGGGCCCGCTGCCCGCCCCCGGCGGCTCCACCTCGCACGCCCCCGGACTGGTCTTCCAGACGAACCCGTCCAAGACCCTGACCGAGTTCGCCGCCTACACCGTACGGAAGTTCGGCTCCCTCGACGTCGACGGCCTGCCCTGCTTCCACCCCGTCGGCGGCCTGGAGGTCGCCACCACCGAGGCCCGCTGGGCCGACCTCCACCGCAAGGCCGGCCTCGCCGCCTCCTGGGGCGTCCGCGGCGAACTCCTCGACGCCCGGCAGTGCAGGAAGCTCTGGCCGCTGCTCGACGAGACCGAGCTGTACGGCGGGTTCCACACCCCCGACGACGGCCTGGCCCGCGCCGTGCTCGCCTGCCGCGCCCAGATGGCCCGCGCCGAAGGCCGCGGGGCCCGCTTCCTGGGGCGGCACACCGTCACCGGCATCGAGCGGGCGGCCGGTCGCGTCACCGGCGTCGTCACCGACCGCGGCGTCTTCCCCGCCGACCACGTCGTCTCCGCCGCCGGCTTCTGGGGGCCGGTGATCGGCGCGATGGCCGGCGTCGACGTCCCGCTGCTCCCCCTGGCTCACCAGTACGTCACCACCGCACCGCTGCCCGAACTCGCCGGCGTCGCCACCGATGATCGCCATGGGGGTCCCCCCTGCTCGAACAGAGTTGAGAGCTCGGGGGACGAGGCGAGCCGGCCGATCCTCCGCTTCCAGGACCGCGACCTCTACTTCCGCGAGCACCACGACCGCATCGGCATCGGCTCCTACGCCCACCGCCCCATGCCCGTCGACCCGTTCACCGTCCCCTCCTACGACGACGCCCCCGTGATGCCCTCCTCCCTGCCGTTCACCGAGGAGGACTTCGCACCCAGCTGGCGCGACAGCGTCGCACTGCTGCCCGCCCTCGGCCGGTCCCGGATCGCCGGCGGCTTCAACGGCATCTTCTCCTTCACCCCCGACGGCATGCCGGTCCTCGGCGAATCCCGCACCCTGCGCGGCTTCTGGCTCGCCGAGGCGGTCTGGGTCACCCACTCCGCCGGCGTCGCCAGGGCCGTCGCCGAGTGGATGACCGACGGCCGGCCCGCCACCGACATCCACGAGTGCGACCTCACCCGCTTCGAGGACGCCCAGCGCTCACCCGCCTACACCGAGGAGCGCGGCGCCCAGAACTTCATCGAGGTCTACGACGTCGTCCACCCCCTCCAGCCCATGGAGCGGCCCCGCCCGCTGCGCACCAGCCCCTTCTATCCGCGCCAGCAGGAACTCGGCGCGTACTTCCTGGAGGCCGGCGGCTGGGAGCGCCCCCACTGGTTCGAGGCCAACGCCCCGCTCGCCGAGGGGCTCCGACTCCCCGAACGCGACGCCTGGTCCGCCCGCTACTGGTCGCCGATCGCCGCCGCCGAGGCCGTCGCCACCCGCGAACGGGTCGCCCTCTACGACATGACCCCGCTGCGCCGCCTGGAGGTCACCGGACCCGGCGCGCTGGACTTCCTCCAGCGCATGACGACCAATCAGCTGAAGAAGAAGCCCGGCGCGGTGACCTACACCCTCCTCCTCGACGAGGCCGGCGGCATCCGCTCCGACCTCACCGTCGCCCGGCTCGCCCCGGACCGCTTCCAGGTCGGCGCCAACAGCCCGGCCGACCTCGACTGGCTGCTGCGGCACGCCCCGCAGGACGTCGCCGTCCGGGACCTCACCTCCGGCACCTGCTGCATCGGCGTCTGGGGACCGCTCGCCCGGGACCTCGTCCAGCCGCTGACCCGCGACGACTTCTCGCACGACGCCTTCGGCTACTTCAGGGCCAGGCAGACCTACCTCGGCCATGTCCCGGTCACCGCGCTGCGGCTGAGCTACGTGGGCGAACTCGGCTGGGAGCTCTACACCACCGCCGACCTCGGGCTGCGCCTGTGGGACACGCTGTGGGCGGCCGGCCGGGAGCACGGCGTGATCGCCGCCGGCCGCAGCGCCTTCAACAGCCTCCGCCTGGAGAAGGGCTACCGTGCCTGGGGCCAGGACATGACCACCGAACACAACCCCTACGAGGCCGGCCTCGGCTTCGCCGTCCGCCCCGCCAAGGGCGACTTCGTCGGCCGCGCCGCCCTGGCGGGCCTCGGCGAGGAGACCGCCGCCCGCAGGCTCGCCTGCCTCACCCTCGACGACCCCGCCGCCAACGTCCTCGGCAAGGAACCCGTCCACTTCGACGGCGCCCCCGTCGGCCATGTCACCTCCGCCGCCTACGGATACACCGTCGGCCGGGGCATCGCCTACGCCTGGCTGCCGGCCGCCGCCGCGGTCCCCGGCACCGCCGTCCACATCGAGTACTTCGGGGAGAAGGTCGCCGCGACCGTCGCCCAGGAGCCGCTCTACGACCCGGGGATGACCCGCATCCGCCGCTAG
- a CDS encoding S-(hydroxymethyl)mycothiol dehydrogenase, with the protein MPHEVHAVVAAKKGAPVGPQMIVVPDPGPGEVLVDVQASGVCHTDLHYREGAVTDDFPVLLGHEAAGIVEAVGAGVTDLAPGDFVVLAWRAPCGRCRSCRRGRPWYCFDSRNAAQPMTLLDGTPLTPALGIGAFAEKTLVAAGQAIRVDPSARPEAAGLIGCGVMAGYGAAVHTGAVGSGDTVAVIGCGGVGNAAVAGASIAGARRVIAVDIDERKLDVATRFGATHTVDSRRTDPVEAVRELTGGHGADVVIDAVGRPETYRQGFYMRDLAGTLVQVGVPEPDMRIELPLIDLFSRGGALKSSWYGDCLPSRDFPVLIDRYLSGRLDLDGFVTETIGLDDVEAAFDKMRDGRVLRSVVVL; encoded by the coding sequence ATGCCACACGAAGTCCATGCCGTCGTCGCGGCGAAGAAGGGCGCTCCCGTCGGTCCCCAGATGATTGTGGTGCCGGATCCCGGCCCCGGAGAAGTGCTCGTCGACGTCCAGGCCAGCGGCGTCTGCCACACCGATCTGCACTACCGCGAGGGCGCCGTCACCGACGACTTTCCCGTTCTGCTCGGCCATGAGGCGGCCGGGATCGTCGAGGCCGTCGGCGCGGGCGTCACCGACCTCGCGCCCGGCGACTTCGTGGTGCTCGCCTGGCGTGCGCCCTGCGGACGGTGCCGGTCCTGCCGGCGCGGCCGCCCCTGGTACTGCTTCGACTCCCGCAACGCCGCCCAGCCGATGACGCTGCTCGACGGCACCCCGCTCACCCCCGCCCTCGGCATCGGGGCGTTCGCCGAGAAGACCCTGGTCGCGGCCGGACAGGCCATCAGGGTCGATCCCTCGGCCCGGCCCGAGGCGGCCGGGCTGATCGGCTGCGGGGTGATGGCCGGCTACGGCGCCGCCGTGCACACCGGGGCGGTCGGCAGCGGCGACACCGTCGCCGTCATCGGCTGCGGCGGGGTCGGCAACGCCGCCGTCGCCGGCGCCTCGATCGCCGGGGCCCGCCGGGTCATCGCCGTCGACATCGACGAACGCAAACTGGACGTCGCCACCCGCTTCGGCGCCACCCACACCGTCGACTCCCGCCGCACCGACCCCGTCGAGGCGGTCCGGGAGCTGACCGGCGGCCACGGCGCGGACGTGGTCATCGACGCGGTCGGCCGTCCCGAGACCTACCGCCAGGGCTTCTACATGCGGGACCTCGCCGGCACCCTGGTCCAGGTCGGGGTGCCCGAACCCGACATGCGGATCGAGCTGCCGCTGATCGACCTCTTCTCCCGCGGCGGCGCCCTGAAGTCCTCCTGGTACGGCGACTGCCTGCCCAGCCGCGACTTCCCCGTCCTCATCGACCGCTACCTCAGCGGCCGGCTCGACCTCGACGGATTCGTCACCGAGACCATCGGCCTGGACGACGTGGAGGCCGCCTTCGACAAGATGCGGGACGGCCGGGTGCTGCGCTCGGTGGTGGTCCTGTGA